ACCGTCACCATCCACATCACCACTGGCGATGGTCGCATCCTTGAAGGTGACATCCATAAGATTAAGCTTCCTAAGCTTGCCGTGATCCATCACAATAACATTGGAAACGGTAGTGGTCTGAGCAATTTTGGTGTCTATAATAATCCCCTGCCTACCCTCGGCTACCTTGCCAGCAACGACATTATAGACATCTAAGACCTGACTGTCCAAATCCAACGATCCGATTTCCTTAAAGGTCCCCCCACTGAATTGGAATGTTTTAACTGTAAAGAATTCATTACGTCGCAGCGTGATAATCGTCAAATCATTCAATTTATCCCCGTTTAAGTCCATCTTGTTATGCTTAAAATCATCTACGACGAAGTCCGTATAACCTGTAGCATATATTTTCTCCAGAGTTCCTCCGGTATAGGAATACACGATGAGTCCCTTCTGGTCCCCGCCATCGCCACTATCTCCGCTGGAAAAACCCGCTACAATATCGAGTGTTCCATCATTCGTTAAATCCACGAGCTTAAATGACTCCAGCACAGTGCCTTCCCCATCAAACGTCAGCTTCTTTACCCACGTTCCGCCCTGATCTTCAAACAAGGCACCATGTATTTTTACGCTCTCATCTGGCGTTTCATAAAAGAGCACTGCTTCGTCTGTGCCATCATTGTTCAAATCACCCGTTCGAATTGGCGTCGGGTCATCTGGATCATTCGGCCTTAAAGGCTGTACCGCCCCTAGTTGCGTATTCACTGCACCATTCAGTTCCTGCTTCTCGTCAGACATCGTCGGTGTCTCCATCAGCGAAATGGGATCGCTAATAACATTACAGCCGCTTAAAAATCCAGCAAGGAGCAGCAAGGAACAGCAGCCAGCCACCATTCTCAACAGCATTATTTTCACTTCTCTTGCCGTCCCCTTCACAATTTGTTCTTTTCCGCTTGTGTCAATCGTCTTCCCTGAATATCAAACACCAATTCACCATCATTCAACCCCCATATACGGGAAGCAAAGCGTTCAGCCATTTCCAGCGGCAGTACAGTCATGATCGTCACCCGCTCGTCAGAACACAGCTTGCGAAAAGTCTCCAATACATGCGCTGCCGAAGCTGGATCAAGTCCATTTACAGGCTCATCAGCTAAAATAACTTTAGCTCCGTGCACGAGAGCACGCGCAGTCGCTACCCGCTGCCGCTCGCCACCGCTGAGCTTGTCGCATTTATCATGCGCCTTATCCAGCAGACCCAGATCCTCCAGTACGTCCATCGCTCCCATATAATCGTCGGAACGCACCATACCGGTCACCATTCTCCACATTGGAGTTTGACCGGATCTGCCAATGAGCACATTTTTAAGAGCGGTTCGATTCATATTTAGATGCGGGTTTTGCTCCAGGTATGCCCATTCCCGCTTTATTTTCATCTTGCCAGTCCAACCGGATTTCAGCACATCATTGCCACCTACAATTAAACTGCCTTCATCCCATGGCTCTTGTAAAGCAAGACAGCGAAGCAGCGTCGTTTTGCCGCTTCCACTTGGCCCCACTATGGCTATGAATTCGCCTTGATGAATTTCAGCATCAATTCCTCGAAGTAGCTGGGTCCGTTCAGGTCCCACTTGTTTGGTCAGCTTCCGAATTTTAATCATCTAAGTGATTCCCCTTTGCGCACCATCAATACTGTTTATATTTTATAGTAAATGTGAAACAAATACCATGCAAACCGCAGTTTTAAACCGCCGTTACTCTTTTTCTGGAAAACAAACCTAACAATCCGAAAACAATGTAACTACCACCAAGGACAAGAAACATGCTGCCTTGAGTTCCAAAGTCCAGCAACCCCCCGCTAATATTAGGTCCGATCACACTTCCCAGATTAAAATGAAAGGATGCCAGTACATTCGCGGCTGCTAAAAAAGATTTGGGCAACAGATCAGCGGCGTAGGCCAAACCGAGGGAGAAAAAGGAGCCTACTAAACCACCTGCTAGAGTCAGCAATATCAAAGTGAACATAAAATGATTGCCGCTCCATGGTAGCAACATAAAGGTCATTCCCCCTGCTATGCCTACGCTCATTAGCACCTTTTTACGTCCCCAACGGTCACTCAATATCCCTAGCGGCAGCTGCAGAACTAACCCTCCCAAACTGACGAACGGCAGCAAGGCGGCGATTTCATCGGTATGAAAGCCAATACGCAGGCCATAGACTGGAAAGTTACTGTTCAGGCTCGCTTCCATATAGCCATATAGAAATGCAGGCAAAAGAGCGTACCATGCCCAGCTGTAGCTGCGACGAAATCTTTGAGTGGGACGCGCCTCGGACTCCAGCTTCTCTGGTCTGGAGTCCGGCAGCTTAATTAACACCAACAGCAAAACAAGCAAGCACAATAAGGCCAACGCAGCAAATGGAACCAGCATTCCATAATCAAGTAGCCATAATCCTAATGGTCCTAATGCAAAACCCAGACCGTAAGACATACCATAAAAGGAAATGTTGCGCCCTCGCTTCTCTGCTGGAGTCACCAGCAATATCCATAGCTGCGCAGAGTAGTGCAATGCACTGTCGCCAATACCTACTAGCAGACGCAGTATGAACCATATCCGAATATCAGGGATTAGCGGAAACAGCAGCAGCGTAATGAGCACTAGCACAAGCCCACCGGCCATCAGCTTTTTAAACCCTAACCAGCCCAATGTCCGTTCTGCCACCAACGTCATTGCGAATGAACCAATATACAGAGCAGCCGCATTCATTCCATTTAGTGAAGATGAAACTCCCATTTGTTCCAACGAGATAGACAGAATAGGTAATAATAAACCTTGGCATAATCCAGCAACAATAATAACAGCAATTAAAATAAAATAATGAACCCGTAACGACGACGACATCCTAGCTCCTCCTGATCGAACAAATAAAATAATTAAAAAATCAATGTTAAGAAATGATTTGCATTTGATTCCATAATCAATAATAATTCTTATCACTATGTATTCCATGCCGTCCTGCCAAACCGGCAAATCACATACAAATTCAGGTGTAATTTGCGTATTAAAGAATAGAAGAAAAAAATCGCCATCTGAGATGACGATTTTACGGAAAGAGCTTGTCTGGTATGTATCTGACTCCCTTCGGTTAAGGAGCCTCGTATGTTCAATCCGAACCCATTCACGTCACAACGCACTATTTCATATTATAGTGGACAATCCCTGGCAGAACAAGCCATAATAAATAAGTGAGCAATTATTAAAATGCTCATGTTTTGCTTATGGACGGGCTTAATTACGTTCACCGCTCTGGGCTAGAAGACAGAATAGGAGGCATTGGGTTCCATGAGTTATCAAATTAAAATAGACACTTCTCCAATTTATGAATTGCTCGGCAGCTTCATGGCCTATGTGACTAAAAAGTGGGTTCAAGATATGGACTTGGGCCATGAATGGATCGACAAGGTAGATGCACGACTACAACATGAAGTTCGTACTGAGCTGGCTACAGCTCAGGATTGCCCTTTTAGCGATTATGACGCACTCTATGCTTGGGCGTTACTTCGTCCGGAATCAGATGAAATATCTGATTATATCTCTTATTTGGACCACGGTCCGGATAAAGATATGTTTGAGTTGCTCGTTCCGCATATCCCTTTTTTAACCTTTGAAGAATCTTTACGCATTCGTAAGGTATACGCACCACTCCTCAAATTGTGGGATCGTGATTATTTTCGGGCCCTGGAAGGCGAACTGCGTGTGTTGGCAGAAGAAGACGCTGCGGAAAAGCGCATGCTGCTGAGTAAAATGGAACCGGAAGCACTGGTTGAATATGCGACAGCTGGACTAGTCGTGCCACACATGGAAGACCTGGATACAGTAGTCCTTTTTCCAGTTGTCCATAATCGCCCGATTAATTCATACTGTTTTTATACCCGCACACTGCTGATCCAGTATCCAGTAGATATCCCCGAGGAGAGCGAGGAAGAACCGCCTACGCTTCTGCTACGGCTCACTCGCGCGGTCAATGATCCGCAGCGGCTGCGAATTCTACGTTATGTAGCTCAAGGTCCTAAGTCTCTCGAAGATATGCGCCATGATTTGAGCCGTTTGGAAGATACACTCATGTCTGATATGATGATTTTACGAGTGGCTGGTCTGCTTCGTATTCACATCGGACGTTATCATAAGGAAAAATTCAGCATCCGTCCCGATGGCGCGGCTGATTTACAAGTATTTTTGGAATCCTATATTGGATTGTAATTTGAATTGTACTTTTAGTTATAACCGAAGCAGCGTTAAAGCTTTGGCTTGGAAGGAGTATGCATCATGTCGTATCCGAAGCAGCACATTTTATTTGATCTTGATGACACCTTAGTCCACTGCAACAAGTATTTTGACCTGATCCTCAACCACTTTTTCGATTTGCTTCAGGAATGGTTTGCAACTCATAACCTAACGAAAAATACGATTCGTGAAAAACAAATCGAAATTGATGTGGCTGGAGTTCATCAAGTAGGCTTTGCCAGCGAGCATTTCCCACAATCTTTGATAGATACGTACCAATTTTTCTCAGAACAATTCGGACGCCGTCTCGATTCTCGGGAAGAGCAGGAGCTTCGCTCTCTTGGCCGAAGTGTGTACGAACAGGAAATCGAACCGTATCCAGGCATGGTCGAAACGCTGAACTCCCTCCAAAAAGCAGGGCATTCCCTCCATCTGTATACTGGCGGTGAGCAGATCATTCAAGAAAGAAAGATTGAACAAATGAAACTGGCTACCTACTTTGATGACCGCATCTACATTCGCCAGCATAAAAATGTCGAAGCCCTAGAAGAAATCATCCAGATGAATCGCTTGGACCGAAGCATCACCTGGATGATCGGGAATTCTCTGCGCACTGATGTTTCTCCAGCCCTTGCCGCAGGTATTCATGCTGTATATCTCAAGCAGCCTAAGGAATGGATTTACAATATGGTTGAACTGCAAAAAAACGTGAACTCTGTGATGTATACGATACAGAAGCTAACGGAAGTACCACGGGTTATCCACGAAAGCATTCAATTGCACCAACAAAAAAGGACCCTCGGATAGGGTCCTTTTTTTGTATTGGTCTAAACCCTGTCTCAGGATTCCTCTCGAACGCTAAGTTGTCCTGTACCAGGTTCATTCAGAACAATTCGCGCTTTGACGGTCGATCCATCTTTACGCTTAAAAGACAACAATTGCGTCTGTCCCTTCGTCAACAAGGACTTGAGCATCGTTTCGGTAATCTGCTTTCCAGCATATTCCTTCCAGACGACAAAGCCACAACCCTGCTTGTAGTGGCTGCACCCATACCCTTTACGCCCTTCAATAATGCTTCCGCCGCAATTAGAGCGTGGGCAGCTACCTAAAGCTTGCCTTTGGCTTCCTGAAATGCCTGAGGATCCGTCGGAAGAGCTGCGTGCTGGTGGTGCTGCTTGCTCTAGCGTTGCGCTTCCAGCGCTGCCACCGCGTCCTGATGTAGCACGCCCCACCCCTTTGGCGGCGGTGCGTCCGCTCGCACGCGCACTACGTGCGCCTTCTTTTCCAACCGCACGCTTCCCCCTTGCTTCCTCACCAAAGGCATTTGCCGGAGCCGGCGGCTGCTGCCTCACCTTATCAATGATGGACAACGTAAATCTTTTAACGTTCTCCATAAACTTCTCTTGAGCCGCCTCACCCTTGGAAATTTGATGTAGGCGACGTTCCCATTGACCTGTCATCTCCGGGGAGGCTAATAGATCAACCCCAGCATGACGGATCAGGTCAATAGCCATCTTTCCTTTTTCCGTAATAAGAATCTTTTTACCCTTCATTTCAATATAGCCAACCTTTTTCAATCGTTCAATTGTGGCGGCCCGCGTCGCAGGTGTGCCTAAACCGGCATCCTTCATGACCTCACGCAATTCCTCATTCTCCATCTGTTTACCCGCGCTTTCCATCGCCTTAAGCAATGTACCCTCCGTGTAGCTTTTAGGGGGCTGAGTCACCTTTTCTTTCATCTCGGCGCGAACACATTCCACGGGACGCCCCGCATCAATCTCAAACTTCTTGTCCGTCCACTCGTCCGTTTCCTCTTCATCTTCTTTTTTCGGTGATTTGCTCTTTTTACCTTTATCCTGATCAACCTTACTTAAAACTACTTTCCACCCCAAGGAAAGAAGCTCTTTAATATTTGTTTTAAACAGATGCTTGTCCACCTGTGTCATTACGGTATGCATTTTGTATTCAGCAGGCGGAAAAAAATGCGACAAAAACCTGCGAATAACCAGGTCATATACATTTTGCTCTTCTTTGCTTAGTGTTCCTGGCCTTTTTAATGTCGGCAAAATAGCATGGTGATCCTCAACACGAGATGGATTGCAGACCGATTTATTCTGTTTATGAACCAAATTGGGGTTGGCTTGTTGGACCAGATCAGCATAAGGACCTGTGCCCAGCATCCGTAGTGCCTTGTGCATGCCGTCTATATTTTGCTCTGTCACATAGTTAGAATTGGTACGCGGATAGGAAATGACCTTGTGGCGCTCATAAAGCGCTTGTGCCACATCCAGTGTTTTTTTGGCCGAATAACCGTACTTGGCATTCGCCTCGCGTTGAAGCAGCGTTAAATCGTACAATTTAAAAGGATACTCTTTTGTCTGCTTGGTGTCATATTTGGTGATTTTACCTATTTTTCCGCGAACAGCCGCAGCGATTTCCTCAGCTTCCTCTGGCTTCGTCAGCCTATCCCCCTGCCACGCACCTTTGTACTTGATCTGATCTTGCTTAAATTCTGCCCACACGTCATAGAAGGTTTGAGACTGAAATGCCTCAATTTCTTTTTCCCGGTCATGAATCAGTGCCAGCACGGGAGTCTGCACCCGTCCTACCGACAGCAGTGTGTTATGTCGTGTTGTGAACGCTCTGGAAGCGTTCATGCCGATCAGCCAGTCCGCTTCACTTCGTGCCCGCGCAGCTTGAGTCAGAAATTCAAACTCCGAAGCATCTCGCAATCGTTCAAAGCCTGTCGCAATACTTTCCGCTGTCAAGTCTGAAATCCACAGTCGCTTAACTGGCTGACGCAACTTTAATTGCTGTTGGATCAACGCAAAAATATATTGCCCTTCCCGTCCAGCATCACAAGCATTTACGATGGCATCGCAGCGTTTGGCCAGTTCACCAATCATTTTCAGCTGATCTTTTGTTTTCGGATTCGGTACAATTTTGAACTGCTCAGGGATAATAGGAAGATCCTTAATATTCCATCGCTTGTACTTAGCATCGTATGCATCCGGCTCAGCCAAACCCAGTAAATGCCCGATCGCCCAGGTTACAATGTATTTCTCCCCTTCCAAATAGGTACGGTTATTTTTAGCCCGCGGCTCCATAACAGCGGCAATCGTCCGTCCCATATCCGGTTTCTCAGCAATAATCAACGTCTTCATTCATACTCCATTCCTTCCTGACGGCCTTCTGTTTCTCCTCCATGAATCATACATATACATGGATATCAATGAAAACACAGGTATCCCGGCCTCATGCAAAAGGAGCCTTCTCCCGACGAAAGCTCCTTTGTAAATTCATTTAGTCAAACGCTTCAACAATATACGTGTATTATACCATAGATACCATGGTTCTCTCAGGTCATGATTTTAAATAGTCACCGAAAGTTATGTATATGTTAATTTACATTACATATATATCAGATATTCTTGTGAAATAATTCTTTTTTCTATAAAAAAGCTACACTAAACACTCTTTTTTATGTTATGATCAATTTAGATAAGAAATATATGGTGATACGATTAAATTTAAGTTATATTATATAACATATATTTCACAATGTTTCACAGCTCAATAATCATTTATTCATTTTTCGCTTCTGGCAGACTCAGCTTGAAATACAATAAAGCCCCATCCGAAGATGGAGCTTTGACTGATCCGTAACATAAAATTTATAATTACACCAAAACGGTAGCGCCCATGAGGTATTTATCAACTTCACGCGCAGCTTCTCGACCTTCATTAATAGCCCACACAACAAGACTTTGTCCGCGACGCATATCACCTGCAGCAAAAACCTTATCCACATTAGTAACATATTTTCCATAACGTGCTTTAACGTTGGAACGACGATCCGTCTCCAAGCCAATTTGCTCTACAATCGTTTGCTCAGGACCATCAAATCCAATGGCAATAAGAGCAATATGTGCAGGGAATACGCGCTCCGTACCTGGAATCGGTTGATAGATTTTGCGCCCTGTTTCATCAACAATCCGTTGAATTTGAATGGTGTGCAGCTCTTTCAGATTACCGTTTTCATCACCTACAAATTTGGTCGTCATGATGGAGAACTCACGTGGATCTTCTCCGAACAGCGCCTTAGCTTCTTCCTGTGCATAATCAAGAGAATACACGTTTGGAAATTGTGGCCAAGGATTGGCAATCGGGTCACGCTCCATAGGTGCTTTGGTATGTGTGCCAAATTGAGTGATACTCCGACAACCATGACGCAAAGAAGTAGCTACACAGTCCGAACCCGTATCACCGCCACCGATTACAATAACGTCCTTACCTTGGGAAGACAAATAGTTGCCATCTTCCAGATTGGAGTCCAAGTAACTTTTGATGGTACCATTCAGATAATCCATCGCATAATGAACACCCTTCAAATCGCTACCTTCAATGTTGAATTCTCTTGGCTTCGTAGAACCACCGCATAGAACAACAGCATCATATTCACCAATCAACTGATCGGTAGGGATATCTTTGCCGATTTCCGTATTGGTGATGAATTGAATACCTTCAGCCTCCAGCAAATCCACACGCCGCTGAACAACCTTTTTATCCAATTTCATGGACGGTATGCCATACATCAATAATCCACCCACACGATCTGCACGCTCATACACAGTCACGCTGTGCCCTGCTTTGTTAAGCTGAGCCGCTGCAGCCAAACCTGCCGGACCCGAACCGACAACAGCCACTCGTTTGCCTGTACGCTTTTCTGGCGGATTAGGGACAACCCAGCCTTCCTCAAAACCCTTTTCGATAATAGCTTCCTCAATGGTTTTAATTGTAACAGACTGTCCGATCAGTCCCACAGTACATGAACCCTCACATGGCGCAGGACAAACACGACCTGTGAATTCTGGGAAGTTATTCGTTTTGTGCAGCCGCTCTAGCGCTTCCTTCCACAAACCACGATATACGAGATTGTTCCATTCCGGAATGAGATTATGAACCGGGCAGCCTAAAGTTGCTCCCATGATATCCATCCCCGTATGACAATAAGGGGTTCCGCAGTCCATACAACGCGCCCCTTGGGTACGCAGCTCTTCCTCAGACATATGCTTATGGAATTCTTCCCAATCCTTTATACGCTCTGCCGGGTCCCGGTCTGTAGGAAGCTGTCGTGTGTATTCCATAAATCCAGTTGGTGTAGACATGTTACGTTCCCCCATCTCTTCGCTTATGAACCCCGATCATCCATTCAGAATTTAAGTCAAATTCGAATTTGTCTATTTGTATTATGAAAGGGTCTGTTCTCATTGAATTTGATTTATTGTATCACAATACAGCGTAAAAGTGATGAAAACTTATGCAACTTTCTGCATCAACGGCCAAAAGGATTTTTTATATGGTTTATTAATTTTTCAAATGAGTGGGGTCGGATATAGTCTATTCTTATTCGGTTCTCCCGTAAACAACAAAACGATACTCATAGGGATTTTTGTCAT
The Paenibacillus peoriae DNA segment above includes these coding regions:
- a CDS encoding phosphonate ABC transporter ATP-binding protein — protein: MIKIRKLTKQVGPERTQLLRGIDAEIHQGEFIAIVGPSGSGKTTLLRCLALQEPWDEGSLIVGGNDVLKSGWTGKMKIKREWAYLEQNPHLNMNRTALKNVLIGRSGQTPMWRMVTGMVRSDDYMGAMDVLEDLGLLDKAHDKCDKLSGGERQRVATARALVHGAKVILADEPVNGLDPASAAHVLETFRKLCSDERVTIMTVLPLEMAERFASRIWGLNDGELVFDIQGRRLTQAEKNKL
- a CDS encoding MFS transporter, yielding MSSSLRVHYFILIAVIIVAGLCQGLLLPILSISLEQMGVSSSLNGMNAAALYIGSFAMTLVAERTLGWLGFKKLMAGGLVLVLITLLLFPLIPDIRIWFILRLLVGIGDSALHYSAQLWILLVTPAEKRGRNISFYGMSYGLGFALGPLGLWLLDYGMLVPFAALALLCLLVLLLVLIKLPDSRPEKLESEARPTQRFRRSYSWAWYALLPAFLYGYMEASLNSNFPVYGLRIGFHTDEIAALLPFVSLGGLVLQLPLGILSDRWGRKKVLMSVGIAGGMTFMLLPWSGNHFMFTLILLTLAGGLVGSFFSLGLAYAADLLPKSFLAAANVLASFHFNLGSVIGPNISGGLLDFGTQGSMFLVLGGSYIVFGLLGLFSRKRVTAV
- a CDS encoding HAD family hydrolase: MSYPKQHILFDLDDTLVHCNKYFDLILNHFFDLLQEWFATHNLTKNTIREKQIEIDVAGVHQVGFASEHFPQSLIDTYQFFSEQFGRRLDSREEQELRSLGRSVYEQEIEPYPGMVETLNSLQKAGHSLHLYTGGEQIIQERKIEQMKLATYFDDRIYIRQHKNVEALEEIIQMNRLDRSITWMIGNSLRTDVSPALAAGIHAVYLKQPKEWIYNMVELQKNVNSVMYTIQKLTEVPRVIHESIQLHQQKRTLG
- a CDS encoding type IA DNA topoisomerase, whose translation is MKTLIIAEKPDMGRTIAAVMEPRAKNNRTYLEGEKYIVTWAIGHLLGLAEPDAYDAKYKRWNIKDLPIIPEQFKIVPNPKTKDQLKMIGELAKRCDAIVNACDAGREGQYIFALIQQQLKLRQPVKRLWISDLTAESIATGFERLRDASEFEFLTQAARARSEADWLIGMNASRAFTTRHNTLLSVGRVQTPVLALIHDREKEIEAFQSQTFYDVWAEFKQDQIKYKGAWQGDRLTKPEEAEEIAAAVRGKIGKITKYDTKQTKEYPFKLYDLTLLQREANAKYGYSAKKTLDVAQALYERHKVISYPRTNSNYVTEQNIDGMHKALRMLGTGPYADLVQQANPNLVHKQNKSVCNPSRVEDHHAILPTLKRPGTLSKEEQNVYDLVIRRFLSHFFPPAEYKMHTVMTQVDKHLFKTNIKELLSLGWKVVLSKVDQDKGKKSKSPKKEDEEETDEWTDKKFEIDAGRPVECVRAEMKEKVTQPPKSYTEGTLLKAMESAGKQMENEELREVMKDAGLGTPATRAATIERLKKVGYIEMKGKKILITEKGKMAIDLIRHAGVDLLASPEMTGQWERRLHQISKGEAAQEKFMENVKRFTLSIIDKVRQQPPAPANAFGEEARGKRAVGKEGARSARASGRTAAKGVGRATSGRGGSAGSATLEQAAPPARSSSDGSSGISGSQRQALGSCPRSNCGGSIIEGRKGYGCSHYKQGCGFVVWKEYAGKQITETMLKSLLTKGQTQLLSFKRKDGSTVKARIVLNEPGTGQLSVREES
- a CDS encoding glutamate synthase subunit beta, producing the protein MSTPTGFMEYTRQLPTDRDPAERIKDWEEFHKHMSEEELRTQGARCMDCGTPYCHTGMDIMGATLGCPVHNLIPEWNNLVYRGLWKEALERLHKTNNFPEFTGRVCPAPCEGSCTVGLIGQSVTIKTIEEAIIEKGFEEGWVVPNPPEKRTGKRVAVVGSGPAGLAAAAQLNKAGHSVTVYERADRVGGLLMYGIPSMKLDKKVVQRRVDLLEAEGIQFITNTEIGKDIPTDQLIGEYDAVVLCGGSTKPREFNIEGSDLKGVHYAMDYLNGTIKSYLDSNLEDGNYLSSQGKDVIVIGGGDTGSDCVATSLRHGCRSITQFGTHTKAPMERDPIANPWPQFPNVYSLDYAQEEAKALFGEDPREFSIMTTKFVGDENGNLKELHTIQIQRIVDETGRKIYQPIPGTERVFPAHIALIAIGFDGPEQTIVEQIGLETDRRSNVKARYGKYVTNVDKVFAAGDMRRGQSLVVWAINEGREAAREVDKYLMGATVLV